The Theobroma cacao cultivar B97-61/B2 chromosome 1, Criollo_cocoa_genome_V2, whole genome shotgun sequence genome contains the following window.
CTGCAGAGTGGAATTGGTGTAGTGTTATTATTCTCCATCATTAGCAAATTAAAAGGTgaaagttttcttttcattacttaataattttcttagCCAACATATTTCTCTGAGTTTGTGCACTGACGCAGCTGATGAGGTTTTTGGTTACCCAAATGGGGTACCTCCATTTCTTCTTTAGAGCTCTTCCTTTCCATCAATCCGAGGTGATTCAGATTTGAACTTTAATGTGGGTCAAGATGTATTAGCTTGCCTTCCCCAAAAGTTCTTCCAAGAATCTTGTTTTGTGATTTAAATTCCCATGGTGAATAAGGCCACTCTGTATGCCTTGATGCAATCTTTGCCTGTCAAGTGTGGTAGTTTCCATCATCGAAAAAGAGAATTATACTCAaatatttctctctttttttccttctttgttGGATCGaattttacattattttttcaattctagcaAGTAGTTGAAGTAACCAATACCATCACTATGTCGAAAGTAGTATATTCTTTAGCAGGTGGTTGCTTTCCAAAGTGTTCCACTACACAAAAAGATACAAAAATCATTAACATGCATATCTTTGCCTATCTTTTTTACCAGTAAAAATACTTAGCAAACGCAAAGCGGTCTAAGCACAAATATGGCACAGTCCAATCAATTTAAGCAGTAAGTTTTGACAAGAAAGAAATCTgcaagtaataaaaaaaattttcaggtGCTCCTGTCACTTCATCAATAATGGATTAAAGGGACCAAtgttattaataaaaagatagaaaaatgagtGTGTTCAGATGCCTTATATGGTGATAGTTGATGCTGGGTCATTGCCGGGTGAAGTGAAGTCCTTCCTTTTCAATTGGATtctggggttttttttttatttgcgCAGAAAGTACCACTACAGCTCTAGAAGTTCAGATTCTGGACCGCTTTTGCTTTGTTTAATGCCTATGAAAGTACAATCTTGTGGTGGATTACATCAATGCTTTCTCTTTTCCTCATGGTCAAAAGCAACAAAAGTATCAAATTCAAATGTCTTTGGTTTCTTAGATGCCGTACCCAGTATATCAGCACAAATGTTGGTTACCACTGAAAGATGGAAATAATTTACTAAAAGTAATAAATTTCATCTCTTGGACAAGGTTGGATAAGTAAGATAACAATTCAAGCTTGGTTTAATGGTTGCAATCTTGAAACAAATGGTTCCTGAACAAGTTGTCAGCATTAGATTACCTGTATAACTCTCCTCTTATTTAAAAGCATTTGAATTTGGGAATCAGTCTTGCAAAAATATTAACTTACCACAACAAGCGTACTTTAAACAAATGCACAAGTGATTTCTGTGCAGCCAGCGAGACGATAACAGTTATTTTTGCAGATAATATACTGAAAGACTGGGATGGTTTTGATGTTAATCAAGATATAAAGGGGCCGGCATTCCAGTTGATCCATGCTATTGTATACAACTTTTCATTACATATCTAATCCCAAGATTACAGCCAAAAACGTTAATGTACAATCTTTATAAACCAGCACCATAATCCTCAGTCTCTGGCAAGATCTTTCACCATGGAGAGCCGCACGTCTCAACCAGGCACATCTAACATCAACCCTACATGGAGCCCTTAGAAGCTTTTGCACGAGACTGCTGGCCTTCTAGTCTTGCTTCTAGTAGTTTTGCCTTCAAGGTGTTCTCCTTGATACCCTGAGGCAATTTAAGAGAAGACTcggatttttcaaaatctggAGATGTCAACTTGGATACCCATTGTCGAACTGGACTCGCATGACCTTTAAATACCGACTGCACACATGAATCTTCCTTCAAGCTAATCTCAGGATGAACCTTGTCACCTTCTGAGGATAAGGAATGATTTCTGATTAAGCTATCAAGAACACGACTTGAGCTCAATCCATGGGTTCCATTccttttgacttttttatcATGTATACCCTCTCCAGTGGCCATTTGTTCATCAAAATGCCCTCGCAAACTATGTAATTTACTGCCCTTCATGGCATTCCTAGACCCCACCTTTTTCCTTGTCAAAATTGGATTTACTAATTCTTCAGGATGACTCACTAAAGCATTATCCCCATGATGTTTAGAGCTCCCCTTGCTTTGAATTCTGTTTGCGGTTTTGTTCAATTCATAACACCGTGAATCACTATCACTGGAATCTTCTCCATCAGCTGCACCTTGAGGCGCACTAACAGCCTCATTCAATGGAAAAGACTCTAAAGAATGTCGGCGTGAGCAATTCTCTTTAAGCTCACTTTTCCTTGATCCAGTGGAGCGTTTAGCTTCAAGAAAAGATTCTATATCAAGGCTTAACTTGTCAACAATTGTATTCTTTTCAGCAGGATCAGTTTGACCTTCAGCTAGCTTCATTTGCATCCGCTCATCAAGCCATGCCTCTGAAATATGGAGAATTAGCCGCTCAGGGTTTTCCCCATCAACTTGATCAATCTCATGCTTGTGCTTTAGGAGCCGCACCTCCTGTTCATATTCCCTTATTCCCCTGGCAAATTCATCACACAAGTTCTCCAGCAGAATTCGTGCTTTTCTCTCCCTCTCAAGTTCTTTTAATGTATTAGCAAAAGAAGATTTTACCTCAGACAGTTCTCGAGCTAATTTTCGATGCAAGCTTTCAGAGCGCTTTCTTAACTTTCTCTCATTTTCGAGCTCATCTCTCACTGGCTGAATGACAGCTTTGATTCTATCTTGCTCCTTGTTCTTCCTAACAAGTTTATCCTCTGCAACTTGCTTCATCAAATCATCCATTTCTTGCCTCTCTGTTTGCTTCTCTTGCAGCAACTCTTTGATCTGGGCCCGAGAATGGTCCAGTTCCATTTTCAAAGCTTTTACCAATGACCTGTTTGACACATGCTGTTCTTCAAGAGCCCAGATTCGATTGAGTACCTTGATCAACTCTGTTGATGTCTTAAGGCTATAACCTGACCCCCCAATCCTTCCCTTAAAATCCAAAGAACTAGATGGAGTGATTGCAGGGTTATAAGGTGCCACCTGCATAGAACGCTGATATGAATCAATTGAAGTGATACAATTGCAGTAAAATAGCTTTCAAGTCAACCGGTTTTTGAGGAAgcataaacaaaacaaaaaacaaactGTAAAGTTGATGATAAATATCAACTTAATCTTTATAGCAGTCACTGAAAACACTATAACTCCATATTGCAGAAAATTTAGCCACAAAATCATACACTAAATTTAtgcataatatatataatttttaacatCTGTTATGTATAATCCACAATTTAAAAGAATTATCGACTTTTTTTATCTCTAATTAGAAAGATCAGTGCACAAGTAACACATTAAGAGTCTTTAGTCACACCTCATAGGTGCATGGAGGTTTTATTAATGTACTAGATGTAATTGGAAGCTCGATGGGAGATGATCTGTTTCTATTGAAAAGACAATATACTGCCCTTCATGAGGTTAAGGAGATAGTTAAGAAAAGATGCTCTAAATTGCAAATagctttatttgttttaatatttaaatataatatcagtttattcaaagaaaagaaacagatCTACAGATTAAAGTGGATAGATGTTGACCTCCATTGAGCTTCCACAACTTGCTGGAGATACAGGCTGTAGAGCATGACCATTTCTTTCACCTGATCGATGGTGTTGCATCAGTGATGCTGCAATATGCCTCCTCAAGCTACTTGCACTTGCTGGCTGACATAAGATTCAGGGTAAAGACTAGTAATTAATAGAAGTACACAAGGGTAAGTGTCCCTTTGGTAAAACAAGAGAGAATTCAGACACATGTGACCAGATATCTCTTAAAAAGGAGCAAGATCAACAAGCCAGAAATAGAGAAGAGAGATCCATCATCAGATTGCAACTAAACGGCAATGCACTCAAATACATATTCCAAACAAGAGAATCAGTATTCGAACTAACCAACCAATAAAAAAGCTGtttccaagaaaaattatgagCATAGGAACTAACGAACCACCAGCAAAGAAGGCAATTCTCAGAGTAACAACATTACCCGTTTAGTGACGATTAAAGCTACACTAAACACGCTATATATGCTTCAACAGTTCAACTATTACACAACCCAAAACAGGTACACCGCATCAATCAAAAGACATGGCTTTCAGTTCAAACTGGCCATAGATGACCAGCACTAGATATGGTGACTAAAGCAACTTGACAATGAAacttaaagagaaaaataaaaggaaaaaaggaaaggcaGGCATGTTTTTCACTAGACCATATGTGTGCGCCCCACAGAAGCAACAAGAAAACCAGACATGGACAGCTAAGCATCTGAACCATTAGTGTCAAAAAGAGGCAAAGTTTTCTGCATTCACAGCAAAGCAAAGAATAAGCAGAggaaacaaaaggaaagaattaAGATGGATACAGAACAACAAGAAACACAAGACAAGGAACAGTAAAGCCACCAAACAATTAGAATCtaagaaaagcaaaagcttTTGTAGTTTTTGACAAAAGAATGATACATTaacaaatcaaaagaaaattgaccCCTACTTAACctcaaaaactaaattaaaaaacaacCCAGAGAACCACCAAAGaaatactaaaattttatcaaaagcttaaaactttaaaaacaaaaaaatcatttctttctttttctttttcttggtttttacTTGTAAGAAAGAAAGCAAGGCCTACCTGATCAAGGGGACTATCGGGAGGATCAACATCAGCATCCAAGCCCTTGTCTTTGAAATGGTGTAGGCGAAGCTTGGCAGCTCCTTTGCGCATATTGGGAAGTGGGTAGTGAGGTTGAAGTTCCCAAAGGTTGGCACAGAGTTTTCTAGCAGAAATAGAAGGTCCACGAGGAAGTTGGAGGAACTCTTGAGTAGTTGCATTTTGAGAAGAGAACTCAAGTCTCCAAGTAGGTGAAGGAGTAGAGGGGCCAGCCCTTTTCCCTACCAGGATCCCGCGTTCCAACTTTTTCACCAtgaattctttcttttctccttctctctccacacctttttcttttctttccatctttgttttcctttctccctctctctcttcaaaatttcaaactgTGGGGTGATTGTGCTTCTCCCTTTCTTCACTCATTCTCCATGTTTTTTCACTCCCTAATTGGAGCGAAGAAGACGTCCTCATGGCTCTTCCTCATTATCTTCCCTGCTTGGCTCTCCTCACAGTTTTGGTCAGCCTCTCAAGACTCGAATTTTCATCACTATTTCTGGGCATGTGGGCTGCCCTTTCCCTGCTtgcttttctctctctctctctctctctgttttTTTCCCCCCTTAATTTAGGTCCAACACTTACAACTATTTATTGCCTTTGGATTCTCTTATTTCTGGGGCACCTGCTAGGTTGAgctagagaaaaaaaaaactagtaaTTACTAGTAAGTATTCACTATTAAAGTCATTATAGGAGTACCATCAATTAATGAGTCTATCACCCTGGAGAACCTGGAGAAGAGTATCTCTTCATGTTCACATATACGCACTTGAgagaattaaaaagaaaaataaaaaccaaaaaagtaTAACTTGATATCTAAGTCTAACCATAGTTCAATTTCAGAGTTGAAATGACTTTCTAAACCAAATGATTATCAAAGAGTAATGAATTATAGTATTTGTCTTATCCTTAAAAAGAACTTTGAATGATACTGTTATTATGTAAAAAGTGATAGTCttattatataaaatgataaagaaaTATAGTGCTAATACTAACAGTAGCAAAATCCACCAACTATGGATTAGATAACATTATGGCAGTTGATCCTTTTCAGTCACTAGCAATGATATgctaaaaatagaaataaaaatgtttttttcttgTCAAATCTAATGATGACTAAACCAAAATGTAACTTGAGAGCTAAGCAAGAGATTTGAAACAATAAGGGCTGACCATCAATTCTAACCCGAGTCACCATGCCCTTGGAGTTGAGAGAATGCTACTGACTTAAAATTAAGccaaattaaatgaaaatttgccaGTGCAATGATGGCTAAAATATTCTCAGGGAAGAACAAAAGATTGTTattaagctttattagccatgCGGCTCATGGAATGCGTGACACCAGCATCTAACCCCAAGCTATGATAGGTAGGGCCCTAGAAACCTGCTTCCTCTTCCTCTACTTTGCTGCCTGAACCAGCTtctgcaatttttttttgtccctGCTATCAAAGGGTTTCTATCCACTGCTCAGCTGAAGCTAAAACTTTCTAGGACGAAAACTGTCCAGCAAGGTCTCTGCCAAATCCACCAAATTTTGTGGTCCATATCCTACCTATCTGCTCgtgcaacaaaaaaaaagcttttcctgttttccatttttcccTTGTGTTTTTTAGTCTTAGGTTTTCCCAATGTTTTAACCTTGTACCAAAGATTTTGTGCTCTTAACAAacttctttgtttctttcccCCTCAAAGGATACTTCAgcaatcataatttcattagCTAAGACTAGAGAAGGTAACCTGTTTTGCATGCATGATCATAGGTTTTGTTAATTGTAGCCAACTCCTTATTACAAGCAAACATTAAACTCCTTCATTCCCTTTGCTCTTGCCCATAAAACCACAAAGGATGAAGGATTCATCCATTTTCCATATGATCAGAGGAAAATAGAATAATATCAACATCCAACCCTTTAGTTATACGTGAAACACATGTAATATCTTGGGTGCCGgtaaagtatttttatttgagATGGAAGACAAAGATCGAATTAAAACCTGACATGGTAAAGAAAGCctgtaaaaaaaattgaactgtTGGAATCAAGATGACGATGATCAGTCTAGTGACCACACCTAGTAAATTAAACAACGACTATATTTGTACTTGCTGCACTTTAtatttgaaatgttcaaaatctTTACATGGTAACAAGCAGTTTTACCATTCAATAACAAAATCGAAGGCAGTGCATAAgaacataattaaatttgaaaaacaaaaggacCACAAGAATCATAAGAGATGGACCACTGAAAAGTAGTTCCATCTTAATCGAATGTGGTCCAACTCCCATGCAATTTACTCTATAAATTCACCACATTCCACATATTATGCCCGacaaatgaatgatgaaacaTGCACACCAGCCACCAACTGAGTTAATGGCATAATTTATCATGTAGGCACATGAAAGGATGAATgttcttataaatttaatttttggtcGTGTTTTATAGACAGATAGTTTCTCTTAGCACGTGTTTCTCACTGGTCCATGCAAAATGCTAAACAATTTTTGGTTTAATTTAAAAGAGCTAATGTCATTAGAGAAGGCATTGTTAATAGTAACAACTAAACAGGAtaaatttgtttcaaaatcTAGAGCTAAAACAGCTCTCTTTAATTCAATTTGTGGGTTGTTCATAGCAATATGGTCTAGTTTTGTGGTGCCTTCATTAAACGAATCTTTGAGGCCCCAAAGTGGCCAAAGAGTCTTCTTAAAGTCTAAAGTTACTCCTGACTCAGTCTGTGGTTTGGGTTGTTGGGCCAGGAGGCTGGCCTAGGCTTCAGTTTTCTTCGCTGCGACAGGCGCTTGTGCGCAGTCTCGCTGGGAGAGTGACACAAGGGCATCAAAGTCAAACCGAATCCATCAAAGTCAAAGATGAGAATGCATGTGCTCCCTAAGGTTACACATGGAAAAGCTCGGTAAGAGCATTTGCGATTATTACATAGGGCAAATGCATCATGCATGTCACTTGCCAAGCGAATTTATACCAGAAATTGGaatattttttagtttaaaacaCATTGCacatttttgaaaaacttcaTCTATCACCAGCCAATTCATTGGTAATAGACCCGTAGCACTGATCCCTTCTAATATAAGATAACTACTTGGTGTGTGCAGAAGCAATGCATTCGAGCTTCTCATCTGGAAACTTTCTCTATTTTCAAGTAATAAAGGGATCACCGTCAGTCTCACAGAAGATTGTGTCCATGGTTAGTCATTGCTGTCTTCCTAAAAAACACCATTTCTTGTCCTTTACATCATCTCCTTGCATGCATCTGTATCTGAAACCTGCAGAAACACAAATTTGTACATTCAGCTAGGTTTTGGGCCTAAATTTgtgaatatatttttatttttcggTTGAGATAAcgttaatattaaaataagacTATGGTCCATGACAGCAGCCCCTCAAGACTTTCTGCTGCTGCTGGCCCCCAAGCAACCCACAAGATTAGGATAGAATGTTTATGCTTTGACCGGACCTTGAGCAGAGGgatttatcaaattttcataaattctTATACAAATTTAAAGTTCAGCACAGAAACATTAACCAACTGACGCAGTTGATAATTATCACGCAGGATAAATGTTGTAATTGATCTCGCTTAAGGAGGATGATTAATGTGTATATACCTTCAAGATGTCAATGGAAAGTTTGGGATTTTTCAGGTTTTCAGTAGCTTATTGACTTTCCTACCAAAAGGATTCAACATCTGTAGAAAGAAGTAATTACCATTGAGAGGCTCAGTGGAGAGAGTCATCTGCTTTGAATATGTCGCTGATGAATGCCTGAAAGCGAGAAGAATATACTTTGGGATTCACAGCTGCAATCATCTTTGGATCGAACTGCAATGACTTGTAAGCATGCTCAATACGTTTGATCACACCGTAATCTTGAAAAAAATCCACTATtccaaaatataaaagaacaTCATGGCACTCTCGCCTCCTGGAAATTTGACGTGTTGATACACTTCCTGTTCCATTCCACGATATGCGAACACCGCGTGCTGACATTTCTTCACCAAATTTAGACGTACAACTGCAAGAAAACCATATTTGGAAAGCACAAAAACTATCAACTCCTTACTATTTAAACCTTAAAGACGTGCCACGTTGAGTATACAATTAGCAGGCAAAATTTTTACCTATTATTTTGTAGCCAGTGATCACGAAAAGTCAATTCCGTCGTGCAATTCCTGCTGTCAATTGAATCTGCAAGGCAGGAAAACACAACACTGCCTCATACTGTTTATTGCTTTCAGCCGAATTCATTAGATACGAAGAAAACTACCTCAGGCCTGTATGCAATTGAGTCTCAGGCCTATAACATTCCTTTCCAAATAATAGGCCTATTCTGTTTATTGCTGTTAGTTGAATCTCAGGTCTATAACATTCCTTTCCAAATAGGCTTTTTTATTCGGAATGATTACCAGATACATGctattatattttttgctCAGCAAGTAGTAAGTAAGGAAAGGAGGGGGcagagagaaagggagaatAGAACATATTCATATAGCGCCTGTCTGTATTCAGAAATTGGTACTCTGATGTATTTACAATTACAATATATCACCTCGATTTGAAGAGATGGAGGATCTTTGTGAAGATAAATCACTTTGATGCAACATGTCATTGGAAATTCTCATGTCGTTGCAGGAACATCTGCTGTCAACAGATCCTGCAGAAAGACGATAAAGGAATATACTATTACTTATTAGATGTGCACTTATTTGGAAGAGTGGTCAGTGTCATATCGCTGTACGTTCATAACGAAATCTTTCTCCCCTGTGCTTTACATTACTAAGAACTGGGGTAACTCTGTGCATCCACGCAAGAATTAACACGTACTAAAGTGAGATCCTTCCAAGGAGTGCAAGTAATTACCTCGACGTGGGGAGTCAGGACAAAATGCACTTCCACCATCCAAGAAACCCCAGAGAAAATCTTTGTTTATCATTTTGTACTAATTAGTAGTATTAGGCTATGTCTATGCATAATCATTGTATAGATTCAAAATGCTAAAGCAATCAAAGTTTATGGGAAAATTCACCTTGAGGTGATTCTTTTATATGAAAGCCAAGCAACAGACTGTAATTCATGATGCCTACAGCCTCCAGAAAAGCACAATCATGCTTGATTTGCCTATCAAAAAAATGCCATGGTTAATCAGTAAAGGAATCTACATGTCGGGTCATCACTCACATATGCACAAATCGGATTGGGGGTTGGAGAGGGGAGGGGGTATCTGTacccttctttctttttctgagttcagtattcaattaaatttaattctacCTAAGAGAATTCGTGCCAGTAGTCAGTCacataaaaatcatgtttccatttagctaaaagaaagaaagaaaaagggaagtaGGAGCTCCATGGTGCTAAGAGAGAAGATATAGATTGATGGACTTACGCCAAAAGCCTATGTCGGACCAATGGTTCAAGGTAAAAGAGAAAGTCAAGATCCGACTCCTTATGAAGAGTTTTCTCTCGGACTCTCATTTTTTTGACTTTTCGACCTTGTAATGAGCCTTTGAGGTCAAAACACCGATGCATCAGTAAATCTGACTTGAATATGTTTGCCACAACCACAAAGTAGACCTGTTCCCCAAGTCAGAATACATTAGAGCATATTATTAACTGCCAAAACGTAGGGCAAGTGTTTAGTCATTAACTACTAGCAATTCAGCAAACTTCATGGAGGAGCCCCACCTGCATTTTTTATTTGCATCCCTTGCAATGATCACTTATATAACACGAGGATTCTAATCCATTGACAGACAGGAAAGATGATACTGGTACTATTTAAGGGAGGAAGATATTCAATCACAAGAGGGATGTTGTTACAATTTACGAAAGATCAAGATCTTTCATTGTCAGACAGGTTAAATATCGATTCAGTTGATGAGAAAAAAACCAGTATTCATCTGATGTTCAGCAGAACAGAGCTAGGGCTTCCAACAATCGTCAAGTATAGCTACAGAACAATAGAAAGTCAAGCAATAGCAAACTGGAAAAAGTGGGGagcaataaaattttcatatgatATTAGCATATCCATTGGCCCCTACTGCCTTGTtgtatgaagaaaaaaaaaactgttttCCTGTTGGTTAATGCAGGCATAAACTTTGCTGTGAGATACGATTATGTTCCTATTACCTTGACACCTCCAACTGGTTTCACAACATGAAGTCCATACAGCTTGTTCAATACTGTGTTGCGGAACTTTCTGAGATGGTTATAGTAGATTGGAAGCATTTCTATGAGGACCTACCATCACAAAGTTGATATATTTAGATCTTATGGTGCATAGAACTTAGAAGCAACATATACTAAGAgaaaaaagtatttatatcTGCTTGAAAATTGTCATCAATTGAAAGCAGATGGCTTCAAAAGGCTGATTTTCATTACCTTGAGTTGAGATTTCCGCAGTGTTTTTATTGCAAATCGGCTATCATTGGACAAAAGGAACAGGTTTCCAGGTCTCAACGTTGACGAGGCCTTCCTTATAGTTTCGTCACTACA
Protein-coding sequences here:
- the LOC18614041 gene encoding phosphatidylinositol 4-phosphate 5-kinase 10 isoform X1, which codes for MALSDKELSAADLRATQRNWVQYSKQHSKNLPPGSITDFEWKDYCPKAFRLIQELDNIDNDDYMMSVCSDETIRKASSTLRPGNLFLLSNDSRFAIKTLRKSQLKVLIEMLPIYYNHLRKFRNTVLNKLYGLHVVKPVGGVKVYFVVVANIFKSDLLMHRCFDLKGSLQGRKVKKMRVREKTLHKESDLDFLFYLEPLVRHRLLAQIKHDCAFLEAVGIMNYSLLLGFHIKESPQGFLDGGSAFCPDSPRRGSVDSRCSCNDMRISNDMLHQSDLSSQRSSISSNRDSIDSRNCTTELTFRDHWLQNNSCTSKFGEEMSARGVRISWNGTGSVSTRQISRRRECHDVLLYFGIVDFFQDYGVIKRIEHAYKSLQFDPKMIAAVNPKVYSSRFQAFISDIFKADDSLH
- the LOC18614041 gene encoding phosphatidylinositol 4-phosphate 5-kinase 10 isoform X2, which gives rise to MALSDKELSAADLRATQRNWVQYSKQHSKNLPPGSITDFEWKDYCPKAFRLIQELDNIDNDDYMMSVCSDETIRKASSTLRPGNLFLLSNDSRFAIKTLRKSQLKVLIEMLPIYYNHLRKFRNTVLNKLYGLHVVKPVGGVKVYFVVVANIFKSDLLMHRCFDLKGSLQGRKVKKMRVREKTLHKESDLDFLFYLEPLVRHRLLAQIKHDCAFLEAVGIMNYSLLLGFHIKESPQGSVDSRCSCNDMRISNDMLHQSDLSSQRSSISSNRDSIDSRNCTTELTFRDHWLQNNSCTSKFGEEMSARGVRISWNGTGSVSTRQISRRRECHDVLLYFGIVDFFQDYGVIKRIEHAYKSLQFDPKMIAAVNPKVYSSRFQAFISDIFKADDSLH
- the LOC18614040 gene encoding uncharacterized protein At5g41620, with the protein product MERKEKGVEREGEKKEFMVKKLERGILVGKRAGPSTPSPTWRLEFSSQNATTQEFLQLPRGPSISARKLCANLWELQPHYPLPNMRKGAAKLRLHHFKDKGLDADVDPPDSPLDQPASASSLRRHIAASLMQHHRSGERNGHALQPVSPASCGSSMEVAPYNPAITPSSSLDFKGRIGGSGYSLKTSTELIKVLNRIWALEEQHVSNRSLVKALKMELDHSRAQIKELLQEKQTERQEMDDLMKQVAEDKLVRKNKEQDRIKAVIQPVRDELENERKLRKRSESLHRKLARELSEVKSSFANTLKELERERKARILLENLCDEFARGIREYEQEVRLLKHKHEIDQVDGENPERLILHISEAWLDERMQMKLAEGQTDPAEKNTIVDKLSLDIESFLEAKRSTGSRKSELKENCSRRHSLESFPLNEAVSAPQGAADGEDSSDSDSRCYELNKTANRIQSKGSSKHHGDNALVSHPEELVNPILTRKKVGSRNAMKGSKLHSLRGHFDEQMATGEGIHDKKVKRNGTHGLSSSRVLDSLIRNHSLSSEGDKVHPEISLKEDSCVQSVFKGHASPVRQWVSKLTSPDFEKSESSLKLPQGIKENTLKAKLLEARLEGQQSRAKASKGSM